The genomic DNA gggcctttctgcatggagtttgcatgttctccccatgtgtgcgtgagttttctctgggttctccggcttcctccaacagtccaaaaacatgcaatatggggattaggtaaattggacacccttaattgaccgtgagtgtgagagtgaatggttgtttgtctctatgtgtgtgtggccctgcgatggactggcgaactgtccagggtgtaccccgcctattgccctatgtcagctgagattggcacagcaccccccatgaccctctggtggaggataaagcggtagatgatggatgaatgtctaaaatgtcaatatttgacAGAAGAGTCCAGGGTATTTAGCAACAGCCGCAGtttagtgactgtgtcagacggagtctgtgctccggtcatgcaggaagtactgaacgattctgtgaacaactctttttaattaactgagtctaatgattcagtacatcgaaaaCAATTGCTTAAatgtcactagtcacttgttgTAAAACAAGTCACGGCCAAACCGAGTAGAGCAGAGTCGAGGGTTAGTTGCCGTTCCCTCCGTCTGTCTTAACATGAATCAAATCAATTCCTGTGTGCATGGCAGGACTATGTCTGAACTACATGAGATCTAACCCccatgctgagaaacacagagaaactcattttggtttgaatgtaactggCATTTGTTTATAAAGCTACGCACTACACCTTTAAGAGTATATTTGTTTCTTGCATGACTGTCAAGTGATTATATTAGTACATGTATCTgtgaacacacaaatacaacagaatATACGATGAATTATTGTAACATGCTGAgagtacatacagtatctctGCCAACACTTAAAATGCCATTTCTTACAATGCTAAAGAAAGCGGGGGGGGGGTTGAATAATCCTGTGACGATTCCATTAATTGGAACTGAATGGGTCATGCCTCACTCCTACATAAAATTGAATGGAATTTGGTTCAGGAGACACACAAACGACGAATAAAACATTATCTCTATGCCAGAGTTAACAAAGATTCATGGTTGctctgtttatttaaatatgttgcCGTCTGTCTGATACCCTGACGCTAATATCTTACATAAACTCTAACGACAACACACTCAGTGGGATGGAAATCAATCATGGCTCTCACAGCAggcagtgttttatttgtatggGTGTAAAATGAGCTCAGAAAAAGGTGTTATTAGGAAAAGGGTACCTGCACATGATGCTCCACATTATGTATCACAGCAGATGTATTTGTCTGGGTGTTAATGAATGGAGAATCAAAGATCAAGTCAGATGAATAAAAGGCAGAGaaagacaacaaaatgttttaagtctaactaaatacagagagagtgtccgcctcctGAAACTATCACTCACAATATTTCCACTGTGcttttgtgtatatttttaaagtCATGTAAGGTAGATCATGCCTACATCAAAGGCAACTGCAGGAGTGCTTCATACTTCTTTAAACACAGCACGTgtggctgaggcacagctgccagaaTACTGACAGAATATGATAATAgccataaatatacatatatatatatatatatgtgtatgtatatgtatatatatatatatagtaataataacacatcacatttttaaatgtattacattcaacattaaatgatgtataagcttgtttggtgtttaaaTTACAGTGGTCCATgttagtatttattttattttacatttatttcacatttatgtttttgattTTAATAGACTGCATcaattatatatgtttttattgtgacacaTACATCATTccatgacaaaacaaacacctttactttgaaattctgagaAATATCATCCTGGTCCTTTGAGTTTtaatctgtctgtttgtttgtttgtttgtttgtttgtttgtttgtttgtttatattccTGTAAAACCATCAGACTGGATTTAGTCTCCAACTTTACGCCACAGCTTACTCTattaggtgatttttttttttgtagtcaGGCAAGGTTTGAGATTCCAGACAAGCGTTGACCGGTAGATGGCAGAATTGTGTTGACATACGACTGGACTACTACACATTGTGTTAACgaagaaaaggaagagagaggaagcTACcaggcattgtgggtaatgtcGTCTTTTAATCGTCGATTTCGCTGAATGCTAGTAGCAAAGCAACTACACAGTCCACATGTCTTTGCTACAGTCACTAGTGTGTTTTGAAATCGTCGTCGTGGGTGAGTGTGAGATTCTGTACATTTTCGTTCTCGTATGATAATTTAACCTCTCGACTGACTGAGAACAGACGCTGTTAAGACACGTTACTGAAATATTACTGGTAGCTACATGTGATGTCAACATCCAGTTTTTAACGGACACCCGCTGGACCGAAGGTAACGTCAGCGTAATGTTTATATACGTAATTTAGTGTAAATGTTACTGAACTGTTAAGTTCAAACGTTGTACTTGACGCCAAGTCCTGTATTTACTTTACTCATTCCAGTCCTACTGTGCGCAAATTAGCAGTTACGCATGGAACGCAAATGTGCTGTTACGTGTTGATTGATTCTTGCGAGCCAATTAATATTAACTGATGTTCAATAACTCTACTGTACACCattgaaaaacaatattaacTGATTGCATGCACCATTACCAGCAACCATGTTACATTCGAGTTGTGGTTatctgattagatatttgtgttaacaagTGGCCTGTGTAAACCTGTATAAAAGTTCAGACGTGAAAGAGtattatatgtaatatatgCATTTGGTATACACACAATGTACAGACGTCCTATAATATTTATCATAACACATGTTGTATGTAAGACACGAGAAAGAGAACTGTCAATAAGCACATTCAACTCAGTGGTTGTGAAATTCAATCAAATGATAGTTATTGTATAACATTGATATTCCTTTTAGAATGTTCAGTTTCTGTCACACCCTCTCCTCCACGTCTAACATTAATTCCGCTTTATTTGAATTACATCAGGTTTGTCTCTTGGACTTCAATGATGGCGTCTCCTGAAGATTTTAATCAGCTTGAGTTGTTGAACACACATGGACATCTGATCCCCCGCGGAGCCAGCAGCCTGTGGACCGGGAGCAAAgagaatgatgatgaagaggaggaggagaattaCAGTGAGGAGTTGTATCTACAAAAGGAGCAAGCTCTTAAAGATAAACCAGTGGAGCTCATTCTGTGGGCAGCAGAACATAATCGTGTAAGTGATCAATAACCTTACTCATTAAGTGTCTTTAGTGTCAAGAGGTTAAATGTAAAAGGACAAAAGCCATGTCCTTATGTtgcatatttaattaaaaaatgtccTATTATCTTTAGTCAGTTTTTGATCAACtaaaactcattttaattcCATTCTACTCaaggaaaaaacatttcactgcaGTTTGTTAATACAAACGATTGACACAGTTTTAGTAGAGCCCAAAATCCAGTAAAATGATACAGTTTATGTATggagacatttaaacaaagataCAACACCATTTGCAAATGCAATGCTATCTAACTCGTGCTTACAGAAAGTAAACATTAAGAGAGAGAAACTGTGATAATCTCTCTTTTCTTGTTGTTGCCCTGAGGCAAAATTTACATCATCaacattttcatgttgtttttctctttggcaCTTCAGAAGGTCAAGATCAGACACATGAATGCAATTACTGATGATTACTCAAGATGTTTAAAGCGTAACTAAACCTCTTCTGCAGCTGACTCTGACTGAGTGTTAAGGGGGGCGAGAGCAGACCAgtggtctggtagtgaattCTGACACTGAGTTGCAGCTGCCAATATGGTGTTCTGTGCTTCACTccgtttggtatcaggcacgttgttttccattactatagaacctcctcaacgtgggtggagttatcatagcacggctgcacgaaactgctgtgacaaacccaaacacacaaactgtgatgagtaaagctgttgtttttggtgtactgaatcattagaatcagctaattaaaaagaatagttcagtacttcctgcatgactataccacagactctgtctgacacagtcactgaactaaaatatggcagaacgggttgtgattcggctcgcGATCGCTGGCTTTCAgtagtgctgttgctaaatacaccagactcctctgttaaatattgagattttagaaacgTCTGGCATtcttcggtttgattcttgtttcGGACGTTACattcatgactcttccagtgacgacactctctgccaatcagtggctggcagtctgtcgacgtcacattttagtattggcaAGATACAGAGCAGgtgcttaaaaaataaaaataaattcacttTGACTAAAATAGCTAATGGCAAAATTGAAATGCTGTAGttctggtgtttgaccagagagaagcagaaggtaaacagatttttaacacagctgtgaatatttgcacctggatcaacaaataacattactagTTACActgattttcacctgaaaaaaagtggataaggggtttagttactttttaaataatttcagCTATAAGTGATTTCAGCTGTTGACAGTTTTTTGGTACATGCTATAAAATAGGTCACTCAAATATTGTCAGATATAATTGATTGAATATAATTTGACAATATTTGAGCATGAAGGATCAAACATGACCACTCCTAACATGCAACAGGGCATGTTCACACCATAGATTGCCATATGGCAATCTACTCCTGAAGTCgcatgttttatattaaaaaatatttagcCTCTGATCATGTTTTGAATGTGCTTTAATTAGAAAACCTGATGTTTTTCACACTAAAGGCCTCACcattgtgcaaatgtttttagaTTATCAGACTCAAACGTGCCATTAAGCACTTAAAGAGTTACTCAGCAGAAATTAATTGCAACCATTCTTTCTTTAACAAATCGGCCAAATTAATTTTGAATGTAATCAACAGAGAACGAGTTTGCTACTCTTTtcataatttcacatttaagaggtgTTAGTGGATAAAACACTCTTTCCCAAAGAGCAACAGTTTCAAGTAAAACATTGAAGATGTAGTGAGTGaccttttggtgattttgtttttgtttctgttgaatAAGTGTCAAGGGTGCGTGGCAGCTACAAACCACCTGCAGCACCACCAAGCATGATGTGACGAGTAATGCATTGAAgtaatgattttgttttgataATGATTGTGGCTGCttcactaaaaacacattttaagatttaggtgtttttttttttttcagtctgcctcagttttgtctttgtgaacagatgATGAATAGGCTATGTCAAGCAAtgctatcagacctgactgaggctgtgttgtgtgttgtatgGGTTTATCCCTAAATGACAGGGTTTTTTGAACTTGTGTGAAATTCTTTCGTGGACGCTTCTTTCAGACTCGAGCTGAATCTAACAGATCTTTGTCTatttttaaaagttacgcactacagttttaattgATGACTTTGTACCTTGCTGATCCTAAGCATATTTCTTTCTCCAGCTTTCAACAGTGCATAGGTTATTAACAACTGACCCTTTGCTGGTGCACTGCTGTGATGAGGACGGTTACACTCCCCTGCACCGTGCAGCATACAGCGGCCATGCTGATGTTTGTTCTGCTTTAATCACTGCGGGCTCTAAAGTGAATCCCCGCACCAATGACGGCTGGACACCGCTCCACAGCGCCTGCCGCTGGAGCCGCGTCACTGTGGtgagtttcctcctgcagcaTGGAGCTGAACTGAATGCTCAGACCAATGGTGGACTCACACCACTGCACCTTGCTGCCTCCAACACCAGCTCCTCCAAATCAGACTCCGCCCACACCCTCGAGCTGCTCCTCTCTCAGCGTCACCTAAAGGCAGCACTTCGCAGTCACTCTGGGGAGACGGCCAGTGAGGTGGCTCGTCGTAGTGGTCCCCTTCACTTCCTATTTGAGATGGTAGAAGACTATGTCAGTGTGATTCCAGACACGTGACCACGCACATTTACGTTTTCAATCTGGAGAGCAGGTACATTATGGATTTTTAATCTAATAAATATTACACGTCTGAAACCCAGATGATGTTAATTTTAGCATCAATTATCACAGAGGAAAGCATAAAAATATTATAGAGGCTGAAACCAGCAAACGCcttcaaaaaaaatataataattgatGTTCATGgtcattataataaattaatccTGTAGTTTTAGAGATACGTTGTCTCATTTATactgtctttatttctctctcgctctccatcTCCCTTTCACTCTTCcctctgctgtctctctctttctgtctcaacCTCCCCACCTGAGGCTGATGGCCACCCACACTGATCCCTTCTCATTGTgctgtccttttttaaaaaacaaaaataaaattaaataatgatgtcCTTGCTTGAACTGTGCCCAAACGTTCGCTTTTCCTGTTATGTTGGATTTAACAGCATTATTAATGAGCATGGTCCTGTCTtgcccccatgaccctcatgtggaggataaagcagtagaaaatggatggatggagtatCTGTAATTACCTTTTTGACCATGACTGCCCATGACTGAAATGTCTatctaaaaataaattactGAACTGGAATCAcgttactttgacatttttgtcaatattcTAAGAGTTAAAGGGAGAAACCTGTCTGAtatgatgaagaaaaagaaggtcaatctattgtgtgtgtgtgtgagtgtgagtgtgagtgtgagagtgtgagtgtgagtgtgagtgtgagtgtgagtgtgagtgtgagtgagagtgagagtgaccAGGTGGAAAGGAAGCAGGGCCAGGAGCATCTGTGGATTTAAACTGTTCTATCATGGTTCAGATAGAAAGTGAAATGTGGTAGGGGGTAATCTTGAAGGAAGAGCTTGTGAAGCGTGTTCTGGAGGTGATGAGAGTGTCAGACAGAATCATTAGTTTGAAGCCAGAAACTGAAGTTGTGATCTTGAATCTTGTCAGTTCTTATGCCCCACAAGTTGGTTGTCCAAGAGAAAGAGGAGTTCTGGATGAAGTGGTAGAGAGTGTTTTCaggtgagagtgagtggtgatTGGAGCAAACGTCAATGGGCGTGTTGATGAGGGGAACAGAGGAGATGATTCAGTAGGGTTGAGTAGGTATGAGGTTAAGGAGGGGTTGTGGCAGAACAGATGGTTGTGGATCTTACAAAAAGGCTGGAAAGGGCTGTGGTAAACGCATATTTCAGGAAGAGGGAGGAGCATAGGATGACCCATAAGAATGGAAGAAGATGCTCACGGATACACTGTATACTATGCAGAAGATACCATCTTAAGGAGATGGGGGACTGGAAGGTGAGGCCAGAGGAGATTGTGGCAGCATAAGGTGATCTGTCTGTAGGATGACTTTGGAAACCAagaacaggaagccagtgaaggcgGAGCCAAGGATTAAATGGTCTAGCTGAAAAAGTAAGGATGTTGTCCCAAGTTTCAGGGAGAAGTTGTGACAGGCTCGGAGAGATAGTGAACAGTTACCAGATGAATGGAAAAGTACAGCTAAAGTGGTGAGGGACACAGCCAAGTGGTTTTTCCTCTTGACATACTCAGTGGTGGAACAAGGAATTACAGGAAAGTATCTAAAGGAAAAGAATGGCATCGAAAACGTGGGACAGCCAGGGAGATTAAGAAAGTAGGCAGGAGTACTGGAAGTCTAGTTGTACGGCAAAAAGGCGGTTGAAGtgtttgga from Solea solea chromosome 10, fSolSol10.1, whole genome shotgun sequence includes the following:
- the ankrd49 gene encoding ankyrin repeat domain-containing protein 49, whose translation is MMASPEDFNQLELLNTHGHLIPRGASSLWTGSKENDDEEEEENYSEELYLQKEQALKDKPVELILWAAEHNRLSTVHRLLTTDPLLVHCCDEDGYTPLHRAAYSGHADVCSALITAGSKVNPRTNDGWTPLHSACRWSRVTVVSFLLQHGAELNAQTNGGLTPLHLAASNTSSSKSDSAHTLELLLSQRHLKAALRSHSGETASEVARRSGPLHFLFEMVEDYVSVIPDT